AGAAAAGGAAGTATCTCAAGTAACCTTcattccttcttttttttctaGCTAGATAATCAAATGTTTTAAGGACAAAATTGCCAGttttcaataaaaaaaattgtaaatGATAACCAAAAAAAAAGTGAAGTCTATTCTGACATTAATGTTtcaacaacacaatacaatataGTTTAAAACATTACATTATGAAACGATGAAAAAACAACAATCAAAACATACGTACTGTTAATTGTGTTTAATAATTAGGatgaaactatatatatatatatatatatatatatatatatatatatatatgtggtgaCAATTAATGAGCCCTTGTTATGGACAAAGAATAAGTGTATAAAACATGTAGCACATTTTATAAACAACTAGTAGTAGAATTTAATCCTTTGATGATCAAGAATTCAATCATATGACAAGAACTAAATACTACTCCTATATATTAACTGTTCTGATATCAAATTCCTCTCAGTTTGCCCATTTTCAAGAAAAGGGTTTAAGAAGTTTGTTAAAGGTTTTTACAATGATTTTATTTTCAGGCCTGCATGCATAATTGCATATGCATGAAGAAGATACAAGGGTACACATGGTCCAGAGGATTGAGGAAAAAAAATAGAGTTTTAACTTTTATATACTTACAATGTATAATTTCAACACTATTAGATCACCTAAAAAATAACAACAGATAATGGTATACAAAAAATGGAGTCAATAAATACGACAAGTTATTTACTATAACAAGTTAATATACATTACTAGTGTAACTCTTTACCCCGTTGGTGCGTTTATGTTTAAGTTGGGAAAATATAGTGTATGTGCCTAAATTTGCGACGAAATTAATTATGTGGGAAGACGGTCAAGAGACTGACTGTGTAAACAATACATTTTAATGGAAAAGGGAAAAGAGCAAAATATGAATAGATTAATGGATTTCAGACTCAGTTATTAAAGGACGTAGGGAATGATGAAAGCCATGAAAATGACTTAATTATAATGGCCCCCTGCTGGCTGTTTCATTTCATAGTAAGTTAATTAAGCCACACAGTGGCTTTACCCTTTTAACTTTTTCTCAACgcaagaaaaggaaggaaatgAAATGGATGGACTCTCCTCTCCGGATTTGGCTCCTCTCCCTAGCTCCTTTCCTTTCCTTTCCTTTCCTTTGCCCTtggaagaattaacctaaatagccctTCATTCACTtgattaaattaaaaataactgGTACATATATAATATATGGATAATAGTGTACTATATATACCACCTAAGAAAAATATAACAATGAATTCGACCAATGTCTACCTTATAAGTACATGCAGAATCATGAAAAATAGAATATTTCGATCAGAGGAATGAATTGAGGTTGCAATTagcattatatcatcattttcaATGGACTAGCACCCCTCGTAATTGGTGAGAAGGCCCTCATTTTCCTTCCCAAGTGGTGTGATTATTTCAAGCACATGCGTTTATCAAAATGAAAATGCACAAGTAGTAATCCTTCAAGAAAGATTATGAGTTATAATGATCCATATAATAAAGAGAGATTTGCACAAAAGTACAAGCCGCACACTACATTGCACCTATGTAACCATGTTTTTAAGTGTACACTAGcataggttttttttttttttttttttttttttttttttgcaacatAGATTGTTGTTTACTTTGCACCTATGTTTTTTATACAAAATTGGGTTTCATCTCAAGAAAAAAATCACCAAGTAGCTCAAATTTTCACGAAATAGCTTTAAATTTCAAccacaacatcaaaatgatatCCCAACAAGCCTCAATCATCTATTTGTCAAAATTTTCAACAAATCACAAAATCCATTTATGAGTTCTcaaactcttaaaaattccaaCAATGGAGTTTTTAACTTTTCACCTTAATTCACCCAACAATATTTAAATTCATGATTATTAACATGAATATCACTTTCAAATTAGTTTCTAACACAGATCTTCTTAATACCATGTTAATAGGTGAAAATAAGTTTcaaattatatacaaaatatGCTAATTAGATTTTTtgttaaaaagaagaagaatatagGCTAAAATTGGTTGAGGAAGTACAACTGAGGTACTTCCCCATAATTGTTTCTATAATAAATATGAACATTTATTtcatcaacataaataatatCCCAACCAAGAAAAAATAAAGTTTATATTCTTACTTTGTAATAGTCGTTTATCCaaaatttacttttttattttctgAGTCACCTTGTTGAAGAAGACGTTATATACTTGTATCATGTCGCTGctcaatagaaaaattatttaCCTAATCCACTTCTTTTCTAGTGATTATAATGGACAAACTTAAATTATTACTTTAGTGGCCTCATGAGTAAGGCATAAGAATATTTTCAACATTTATATTTTTAACGGTCCAGAACAGAAATTTAATACCCATGAGTCCATGACTAACAATTTGTCCTTTAAGAAAGAAGAAATACATAAAAATGTTTGACTGGACGTCAGATATATGACTTTTGAAGGAATAATTGTAAATATTATTCTTATTAATGCTAGAGGAAACGTCCAAGAGTGCACTTTTGCAATGTTGTTAAATTAATAAGTagttggacgtccgaatcattaTGTAATACTCTAATTTTATATAAGAATGCTGTAATATTTGGTGCTGGAAATGAATATCTATAAGTCAGGAGAGACTAGTGTATTGTATCCACACAATAAAATAGGACCAGAGTAAAGTAGACATCCATTCACAATGAAAAGTTaattcatttattttttcttaattagAGTTCAACTTCAACGAACTTTAATAAGATTGAAATAACCAACAAGTTTCATAGTTAGAAATAATTAGAAAATATTTGGAAAAAGAATCAAAGAAAAAAGATATTTACTCATCAAGTAGTAATAGTGACATATAAAAATGAAGAGAGTGATTATTAAGTCTAATACAATAGGTTACcactttaatatttttttaatagttATATAATGTTACACAACGTCATCGTACAAAAGGTGCACCAAATATTCTTATAGCAAGAGCTAGAGCTCCATACTTCATACGTCAGTTTTTAGCAAGTTAGCCTATTTTAATAAAGGGGCAAGAAGAATATGCCGAATCACTTGTGTAGTGTTTATAATTccttgatttgtaacatttttttGAGTCAAAGTTAATTGAATATACATTTAAAGATTAACCGGCAATAATGAATTGTTTAGTGTTCCTGTGGAATATCTCTCTCTTTTTTGTTTGGGTCAAATCCTGTGGAGTATCTTTTGGAAGGGCGGCAAGCTATTATTTCAGGGGAGAGGACTCCGAAAAAATCTCTTATGTAATAGTACAAGTACAACTATAGAAAACCAACATTAGCTCTAGTTTTAGCACTGAGGCGCCTCGATCTCTATGCCTTTAATCAGAGATTTCaggttaaaataaaaaatcttaCAAGGAGCGTTGTAAGGACGTTTTTACAAGCATCATTTAGTTGATACTAGAAAATGACTTTGGAGTATGTTTGCATGCCTAGTGAGTGGTGACTAGATCTACAGAAAGAGAACAGTGTTGAATTCTCACTAATCATTTAAAGCTCGTCTCAATCCAATATTACAAAAACTACTTAGTTTTCTAGCACTAAAAGTTCGAGACCGAAAGACTCCTCCTAATAAATATTGGACCTATAGTAAACCTTCTAATAATGGATGTCAAAACTTAGTACACATCTTTTATCTCCTATTTTCCCCTAACTTTACAATTACCCTGAACATGTTTTCCAACCATGTCAATCCCCAAAAAGGGTCTCTGAATATGTCTGAGGCCAGGAGTTTGATCCAGTACTCATCCTAAAACTTTATTCTTGTTATCTCTTCTGTTACTATTCCAATTTTATCACATGTCCATATTGTTCTCTTTTGTGTTACAAGATACAAATGCCAGGATTAGACACTACACAAATAGACTGATTACCATCTTCAAGCGTGCTACTTTGAAGATAGAAATAACAACCTTGATTGTTGTTCTCCTGCTAACACTGACTTGCTCTGTTGATTTTAGAGTTGTACCTTCCTAAAATAACAGATGCAACTTACATCAAAGTTGACAACATGATATCTCATGAACAGGGGAAGGAGGACAATACGCATCATTCACACTTCGTAAGgcaattaatataaaaataagTACTACAGCATATAAGAAAGAAGAGGAAAGGAGACCGATCAACCAACTCTTGAACAGAATCCGTTCACAAATCAGAAAATACTAAGGCAATGGACTAATTAGAAACTTAAATTGCTCAGTCAAGTGCTATACTAGCACCAAAAACTGTAGCCTTGCATTTGCAAGAAAAGGGATGAATTAACTTCATGTGGTATTATGTACACTAGTATATAAAACTTCTAGAATCTGCAATTCATCACCTCTATACAGATTTTCCTAATTTATACAGATGCATCATATGCATATCTATGACGCTAAAATTTTGTGTTAATAAAATAATGGATCAAAGCAGACTTCACATAGCTGCATTTTCCTAATCTGCATTTCTCGGTTTGTGTGTATCATCCTTGTGCGGAGGTCATGCTAATGTTCTCTGTATCGTTCTAATTTTAACAGATCCCCGAAGGGATATCTGGAGCAAGAGCAGCGTGCAAAAACAATACACTGCACCTCTCCACTATTCAAATACTTCTACGAAGCTATTGAAGGGAATCCCTCTCTTGCACCTCCTTCAATGCGTATTCGGTTTATCTGTATGACCATTTTGAAGATTATATTCTGTCAGTATCCTTTGTATAAAACCATCTGACATAACTCCAGCTTCTAGCATGTGGTTATACAAGGACACGGCATCCACTAATTTTCCAACCTTGCAGTAACCATGAATCAAAATCCCATACGTTACAACATCAGGTAATATATGAGTGCTTAACATAGAATTAAACACTAGAGATGCATCTTCAATCATCCCCTTTTTGCAAAGACCATCAATCAGGATGCTATAACTCACAATATTTGGAGATACATTATTCCTGAGCATCTCTTCGAGAAAGTCAAAAGCAGTTTCCATGCAAGAGGATTTATAGTAGCCATCAATCAAACAGCTGTACGTGACGACATTAGGAGATGGACCTTTCTCCAGCATTTCAGAGAATAGTGACATTGCATCATCCATTCTACCTTCTTTGCAGAATGCGTCAATCAAAATGGTCATGGAGATAGTGTTGTACCCAATTGGTTCGTGTTTCATCTCTTCATAAAGTTGAATGGCATTATTCAACATCTTCATGGAGCAGTAACCGCAGATCATAGTGTTGTATGTCACAATATCAGGCGGTGGCCCACACTCTAAGACCTCGTTGAACAGTACCAGAGCATTTTTTAACTGACTTTCCTTGAAAAATGCATTAATGAGAACATTGTACAAGGCTATATCAGGATTTATACCAGTCCTCGTCATCAGCTCAAAAACCTGCAGTCCAGTAGTTAGATTGTTCCATTTGCAAAGCCCATCGATGAGAATGCAATATGTAATAACATCAGGAAGAAAACCCTTTTTGAGCATCTGGAAGAAAAATGCAAGGGCTTCATCACATCTCCCTTGCTCACAGATGCCTTTGATAACTACTGTATGAGTAACTACATCGGGTAATATATTCCAAGCACCCATTTGCATGTATACGTTTACCATGTTATTAACTTGTCTCAATCTGCAAAATCCGTCAATTAATGtgttaaaaatataaatatttggaCTTATACCACTTTTAATAGCTTGGTAAAAGAATCTCATGGCAGCACACATCCAGCCCTGTTTGCAAAGAGCATTTATAATCACATTGTAAACCACAACATCAGGAATGTTTCCCTTCATAAGCATCTCCTTGTACAAACCAAACCCATCTTTCAGCTTCCCGGCCTTGCAGAAACCATCTATAAGACTGTTGTACATCAATAGAGATGGTTCAATACCATGTTTCAACATTTGACAAAACATACCAAGAGCTTCAAGAAGCTGATCCTTTTGACATAAGCCAT
The DNA window shown above is from Nicotiana tomentosiformis chromosome 8, ASM39032v3, whole genome shotgun sequence and carries:
- the LOC104112486 gene encoding putative pentatricopeptide repeat-containing protein At1g31840 is translated as MALSSKVPPFLLKPFSRLYFYRTYSQSNPLINQITSAFHQDDIFQLPEPRTLSNLQPTHVEPILYNLSSKPFSAIRFFEWSENVIGLNHTLESYACLAHLLLFKRMFDPARWVFGKMVEKFGYFDCVSVFEKGFRNYESNRSTVYSFFLENYCRIGEIDVSVELFFQMCEMSVPLSQYAMLRFLRCLVDSRCVNLVLDVYGIMRSRFNKEQTHGVDVYSFVMNGFVKIGEVRLSLDFHKELIKRGFSLDIVACNKILRSLYESKCTDDMYKFFLLMLEEGPMPSVVTFSTLINSYCKEGRLEEAFRLYVLMIAMGIDPDLIVYSILIDGLFKAEKLGEGGQLLSAALDKGIKLDAVILSSIIDAYIQNGEVAKGVQTFKRMLKERVLPTTVTYGILVNGLCQKDQLLEALGMFCQMLKHGIEPSLLMYNSLIDGFCKAGKLKDGFGLYKEMLMKGNIPDVVVYNVIINALCKQGWMCAAMRFFYQAIKSGISPNIYIFNTLIDGFCRLRQVNNMVNVYMQMGAWNILPDVVTHTVVIKGICEQGRCDEALAFFFQMLKKGFLPDVITYCILIDGLCKWNNLTTGLQVFELMTRTGINPDIALYNVLINAFFKESQLKNALVLFNEVLECGPPPDIVTYNTMICGYCSMKMLNNAIQLYEEMKHEPIGYNTISMTILIDAFCKEGRMDDAMSLFSEMLEKGPSPNVVTYSCLIDGYYKSSCMETAFDFLEEMLRNNVSPNIVSYSILIDGLCKKGMIEDASLVFNSMLSTHILPDVVTYGILIHGYCKVGKLVDAVSLYNHMLEAGVMSDGFIQRILTEYNLQNGHTDKPNTH